A stretch of Schistocerca nitens isolate TAMUIC-IGC-003100 chromosome 6, iqSchNite1.1, whole genome shotgun sequence DNA encodes these proteins:
- the LOC126263038 gene encoding E3 ubiquitin-protein ligase LNX-like isoform X2, translated as MRWFRKGSGDSPRLLSLSPLRSVDPIDADVDTTAADCVPSRRSRIDMSPVRWRRPEARCWSPQRCNKVHPSPEHLQTPASGAGASAACREKRNPLLERVKTTRLSCFSQDDCRRGLLLDGSQDTDDILTTTPPHASTVHQSDELQHQNSALQVANATPTTTTAAAAARLSVFCVSASNENVFYGEPSSARARWRRSHGGGGSTDSSCLSAKLRAMSERYLRTSTSRLLAKLYRHSAPRPAPEPEVDLGTELGGGDSGGTRTAEDGSDAQEQQQQKVMKSRARSGSTCTEAKLRSFSYGALPGIDDFQRRHNPIFSDDDEDGDSGILVSDSANSSVDEGCSLALTDRQRRRQRAPEIEKTPDRTSPTPPLPPPPVPPHGAAAAETRVVTLMRDHPGQGLGIFIAKTRAAHRAAAGYVVAHIVPGGLAHREGSLRIGDEIVNVNGRRLRGLSMSGARDALRTGPRHVDLVVVARDPEAALALVGTAHNADADPELEADAVCEQRMQQQQSTVGRGRSMRETCVDYENVVLTTVGGQSRLISVGSGSEDTLVAEVENGGISSPDLSLPSQPSSELQEEQQRRQSREEEGEHVTHFQKHSASGRRDRDRLRAACRSHGTLLDDSSPSNFCTLPRRPRSTLATFHTIIFQKGPGKKSLGFTIVGGRDSPRGAIGIFVKSILEGGQAADDGRLRAGDEVLAVNGQVCHDLTHSEAVALFKKIKTGTVALHICRRVRTKEMSTKAKSCTDLVQTAGSGE; from the exons ACATGTCACCGGTGAGGTGGCGGCGGCCAGAGGCGCGCTGCTGGTCACCACAACGCTGCAACAAGGTGCACCCCTCCCCGGAGCACCTGCAAACGCCTGCCTCTGGCGCTGGTGCCAGCGCTGCCTGCCGCGAGAAGAGGAACCCACTACTCGAGCGCGTCAAGACAACGCGCCTCTCCTGCTTCTCCCAGGATGACTGCCGCCGTGGCCTGCTGCTCGATGGCTCGCAG GACACAGATGATATCCTGACGACAACACCACCACATGCCAGCACAGTGCATCAAAGTGATGAGCTGCAGCACCAAAATAGTGCACTGCAGGTGGCGAATGCcactcccaccaccaccactgctgctgctgctgccaggctCAGCGTCTTTTGCGTGTCAGCATCTAATGAGAATGTCTTCTATGGTGAACCCTCATCTGCTAGGGCACGCTGGCGAAGAAGCCACGG gggtggtggcagcactgactcatCATGTCTTTCTGCAAAACTACGTGCCATGTCTGAGCGCTACCTCCGGACATCTACAAGCAGACTTCTGGCCAAACTATACCGGCACAGTGCTCCTAGACCTGCTCCTGAGCCAGAAGTGGATCTAGGGACTGAACTAGGTGGTGGTGATAGTGGTGGCACCAGAACAGCAGAAGATGGCTCTGATGCACAGGAGCAGCAGCAACAAAAAGTAATGAAGAGCCGTGCACGATCTGGCAGTACGTGTACTGAAGCCAAGCTGCGAAGCTTTTCGTATGGTGCACTGCCTGGGATTGATGACTTCCAGCGCAGGCATAACCCCATATTCTCTGACGATGATGAAGATGGGGACAGTGGGATCTTG GTGAGTGATTCAGCCAACTCATCCGTGGATGAAGGTTGTTCACTGGCACTCACAGACAGGCAACGACGACGGCAGCGGGCACCCGAGATAGAGAAAACTCCTGACCGCACAAGCCCAACACCACCTCTTCCACCGCCACCTGTACCACCACATGGAGCAGCTGCTGCTGAGACACGTGTTGTGACTCTCATGCGAGACCACCCTGGACAAGGACTGGGCATCTTCATTGCAAAGACACGTGCAGCTCACCGTGCTGCTGCTGGTTATGTTGTGGCACACATTGTGCCTGGTGGACTTGCACATAG GGAGGGCAGTCTGCGTATAGGTGATGAAATCGTCAATGTGAATGGACGGCGGCTGAGAGGGCTGAGCATGTCTGGAGCACGTGACGCACTGCGCACGGGCCCACGTCATGTTGACCTGGTTGTTGTAGCACGTGACCCTGAAGCAGCACTAGCACTTGTTGGCACAGCACACAATGCAGATGCTGATCCTGAGTTGGAAGCAGATGCTGTGTGTGAGCAGCGAATGCAACAGCAGCAATCAACAGTGGGGCGGGGTCGCAGTATGCGTGAGACATGTGTCGACTATGAAAATGTGGTGCTCACTACAGTGGGTGGCCAGTCACGACTGATATCTGTTGGCAGTGGCAGTGAGGATACTCTTGTTGCAGAG GTGGAAAACGGTGGTATCAGTTCTCCAGATTTGTCATTGCCATCCCAACCTTCATCTGAGCTTCAGGAAGAACAGCAGCGTAGACAAagcagagaggaggaaggagagcATGTGACACATTTCCAAAAGCACAGTGCAAGTGGACGACGTGACAGAGACAGACTTCGGGCTGCCTGTCGAAGCCATGGCACACTGCTAGACGATTCATCACCTTCCAACTTCTGCACGCTACCACGCCGGCCTCGCTCTACACTTGCCACATTCCATACAATAATTTTCCAGAAGGGGCCAGGGAAGAAAAGCCTTGGTTTCACTATTGTAGGTGGCCGTGATTCCCCACGTGGTGCAATTGGCATCTTTGTTAAGAGCATTTTGGAAGGTGGCCAGGCTGCTGATGATGGCAGGTTACGTGCAG GTGATGAAGTTCTTGCTGTTAATGGACAAGTGTGTCATGATCTCACACATTCCGAGGCAGTAGCACTTTTCAAAAAAATCAAGACGGGGACAGTTGCACTGCACATCTGCAGGAGGGTTCGCACAAAAGAAAT GTCGACCAAGGCAAAATCATGTACTGATCTAGTGCAGACAGCAGGATCAGGAGAATGA
- the LOC126263038 gene encoding E3 ubiquitin-protein ligase LNX-like isoform X3, whose protein sequence is MSAAFHCHVHKGYEDSCLSNASVFRQDMSPVRWRRPEARCWSPQRCNKVHPSPEHLQTPASGAGASAACREKRNPLLERVKTTRLSCFSQDDCRRGLLLDGSQDTDDILTTTPPHASTVHQSDELQHQNSALQVANATPTTTTAAAAARLSVFCVSASNENVFYGEPSSARARWRRSHGGGGSTDSSCLSAKLRAMSERYLRTSTSRLLAKLYRHSAPRPAPEPEVDLGTELGGGDSGGTRTAEDGSDAQEQQQQKVMKSRARSGSTCTEAKLRSFSYGALPGIDDFQRRHNPIFSDDDEDGDSGILVSDSANSSVDEGCSLALTDRQRRRQRAPEIEKTPDRTSPTPPLPPPPVPPHGAAAAETRVVTLMRDHPGQGLGIFIAKTRAAHRAAAGYVVAHIVPGGLAHREGSLRIGDEIVNVNGRRLRGLSMSGARDALRTGPRHVDLVVVARDPEAALALVGTAHNADADPELEADAVCEQRMQQQQSTVGRGRSMRETCVDYENVVLTTVGGQSRLISVGSGSEDTLVAEVENGGISSPDLSLPSQPSSELQEEQQRRQSREEEGEHVTHFQKHSASGRRDRDRLRAACRSHGTLLDDSSPSNFCTLPRRPRSTLATFHTIIFQKGPGKKSLGFTIVGGRDSPRGAIGIFVKSILEGGQAADDGRLRAGDEVLAVNGQVCHDLTHSEAVALFKKIKTGTVALHICRRVRTKEMSTKAKSCTDLVQTAGSGE, encoded by the exons ACATGTCACCGGTGAGGTGGCGGCGGCCAGAGGCGCGCTGCTGGTCACCACAACGCTGCAACAAGGTGCACCCCTCCCCGGAGCACCTGCAAACGCCTGCCTCTGGCGCTGGTGCCAGCGCTGCCTGCCGCGAGAAGAGGAACCCACTACTCGAGCGCGTCAAGACAACGCGCCTCTCCTGCTTCTCCCAGGATGACTGCCGCCGTGGCCTGCTGCTCGATGGCTCGCAG GACACAGATGATATCCTGACGACAACACCACCACATGCCAGCACAGTGCATCAAAGTGATGAGCTGCAGCACCAAAATAGTGCACTGCAGGTGGCGAATGCcactcccaccaccaccactgctgctgctgctgccaggctCAGCGTCTTTTGCGTGTCAGCATCTAATGAGAATGTCTTCTATGGTGAACCCTCATCTGCTAGGGCACGCTGGCGAAGAAGCCACGG gggtggtggcagcactgactcatCATGTCTTTCTGCAAAACTACGTGCCATGTCTGAGCGCTACCTCCGGACATCTACAAGCAGACTTCTGGCCAAACTATACCGGCACAGTGCTCCTAGACCTGCTCCTGAGCCAGAAGTGGATCTAGGGACTGAACTAGGTGGTGGTGATAGTGGTGGCACCAGAACAGCAGAAGATGGCTCTGATGCACAGGAGCAGCAGCAACAAAAAGTAATGAAGAGCCGTGCACGATCTGGCAGTACGTGTACTGAAGCCAAGCTGCGAAGCTTTTCGTATGGTGCACTGCCTGGGATTGATGACTTCCAGCGCAGGCATAACCCCATATTCTCTGACGATGATGAAGATGGGGACAGTGGGATCTTG GTGAGTGATTCAGCCAACTCATCCGTGGATGAAGGTTGTTCACTGGCACTCACAGACAGGCAACGACGACGGCAGCGGGCACCCGAGATAGAGAAAACTCCTGACCGCACAAGCCCAACACCACCTCTTCCACCGCCACCTGTACCACCACATGGAGCAGCTGCTGCTGAGACACGTGTTGTGACTCTCATGCGAGACCACCCTGGACAAGGACTGGGCATCTTCATTGCAAAGACACGTGCAGCTCACCGTGCTGCTGCTGGTTATGTTGTGGCACACATTGTGCCTGGTGGACTTGCACATAG GGAGGGCAGTCTGCGTATAGGTGATGAAATCGTCAATGTGAATGGACGGCGGCTGAGAGGGCTGAGCATGTCTGGAGCACGTGACGCACTGCGCACGGGCCCACGTCATGTTGACCTGGTTGTTGTAGCACGTGACCCTGAAGCAGCACTAGCACTTGTTGGCACAGCACACAATGCAGATGCTGATCCTGAGTTGGAAGCAGATGCTGTGTGTGAGCAGCGAATGCAACAGCAGCAATCAACAGTGGGGCGGGGTCGCAGTATGCGTGAGACATGTGTCGACTATGAAAATGTGGTGCTCACTACAGTGGGTGGCCAGTCACGACTGATATCTGTTGGCAGTGGCAGTGAGGATACTCTTGTTGCAGAG GTGGAAAACGGTGGTATCAGTTCTCCAGATTTGTCATTGCCATCCCAACCTTCATCTGAGCTTCAGGAAGAACAGCAGCGTAGACAAagcagagaggaggaaggagagcATGTGACACATTTCCAAAAGCACAGTGCAAGTGGACGACGTGACAGAGACAGACTTCGGGCTGCCTGTCGAAGCCATGGCACACTGCTAGACGATTCATCACCTTCCAACTTCTGCACGCTACCACGCCGGCCTCGCTCTACACTTGCCACATTCCATACAATAATTTTCCAGAAGGGGCCAGGGAAGAAAAGCCTTGGTTTCACTATTGTAGGTGGCCGTGATTCCCCACGTGGTGCAATTGGCATCTTTGTTAAGAGCATTTTGGAAGGTGGCCAGGCTGCTGATGATGGCAGGTTACGTGCAG GTGATGAAGTTCTTGCTGTTAATGGACAAGTGTGTCATGATCTCACACATTCCGAGGCAGTAGCACTTTTCAAAAAAATCAAGACGGGGACAGTTGCACTGCACATCTGCAGGAGGGTTCGCACAAAAGAAAT GTCGACCAAGGCAAAATCATGTACTGATCTAGTGCAGACAGCAGGATCAGGAGAATGA
- the LOC126263038 gene encoding E3 ubiquitin-protein ligase LNX-like isoform X4, translating into MSPVRWRRPEARCWSPQRCNKVHPSPEHLQTPASGAGASAACREKRNPLLERVKTTRLSCFSQDDCRRGLLLDGSQDTDDILTTTPPHASTVHQSDELQHQNSALQVANATPTTTTAAAAARLSVFCVSASNENVFYGEPSSARARWRRSHGGGGSTDSSCLSAKLRAMSERYLRTSTSRLLAKLYRHSAPRPAPEPEVDLGTELGGGDSGGTRTAEDGSDAQEQQQQKVMKSRARSGSTCTEAKLRSFSYGALPGIDDFQRRHNPIFSDDDEDGDSGILVSDSANSSVDEGCSLALTDRQRRRQRAPEIEKTPDRTSPTPPLPPPPVPPHGAAAAETRVVTLMRDHPGQGLGIFIAKTRAAHRAAAGYVVAHIVPGGLAHREGSLRIGDEIVNVNGRRLRGLSMSGARDALRTGPRHVDLVVVARDPEAALALVGTAHNADADPELEADAVCEQRMQQQQSTVGRGRSMRETCVDYENVVLTTVGGQSRLISVGSGSEDTLVAEVENGGISSPDLSLPSQPSSELQEEQQRRQSREEEGEHVTHFQKHSASGRRDRDRLRAACRSHGTLLDDSSPSNFCTLPRRPRSTLATFHTIIFQKGPGKKSLGFTIVGGRDSPRGAIGIFVKSILEGGQAADDGRLRAGDEVLAVNGQVCHDLTHSEAVALFKKIKTGTVALHICRRVRTKEMSTKAKSCTDLVQTAGSGE; encoded by the exons ATGTCACCGGTGAGGTGGCGGCGGCCAGAGGCGCGCTGCTGGTCACCACAACGCTGCAACAAGGTGCACCCCTCCCCGGAGCACCTGCAAACGCCTGCCTCTGGCGCTGGTGCCAGCGCTGCCTGCCGCGAGAAGAGGAACCCACTACTCGAGCGCGTCAAGACAACGCGCCTCTCCTGCTTCTCCCAGGATGACTGCCGCCGTGGCCTGCTGCTCGATGGCTCGCAG GACACAGATGATATCCTGACGACAACACCACCACATGCCAGCACAGTGCATCAAAGTGATGAGCTGCAGCACCAAAATAGTGCACTGCAGGTGGCGAATGCcactcccaccaccaccactgctgctgctgctgccaggctCAGCGTCTTTTGCGTGTCAGCATCTAATGAGAATGTCTTCTATGGTGAACCCTCATCTGCTAGGGCACGCTGGCGAAGAAGCCACGG gggtggtggcagcactgactcatCATGTCTTTCTGCAAAACTACGTGCCATGTCTGAGCGCTACCTCCGGACATCTACAAGCAGACTTCTGGCCAAACTATACCGGCACAGTGCTCCTAGACCTGCTCCTGAGCCAGAAGTGGATCTAGGGACTGAACTAGGTGGTGGTGATAGTGGTGGCACCAGAACAGCAGAAGATGGCTCTGATGCACAGGAGCAGCAGCAACAAAAAGTAATGAAGAGCCGTGCACGATCTGGCAGTACGTGTACTGAAGCCAAGCTGCGAAGCTTTTCGTATGGTGCACTGCCTGGGATTGATGACTTCCAGCGCAGGCATAACCCCATATTCTCTGACGATGATGAAGATGGGGACAGTGGGATCTTG GTGAGTGATTCAGCCAACTCATCCGTGGATGAAGGTTGTTCACTGGCACTCACAGACAGGCAACGACGACGGCAGCGGGCACCCGAGATAGAGAAAACTCCTGACCGCACAAGCCCAACACCACCTCTTCCACCGCCACCTGTACCACCACATGGAGCAGCTGCTGCTGAGACACGTGTTGTGACTCTCATGCGAGACCACCCTGGACAAGGACTGGGCATCTTCATTGCAAAGACACGTGCAGCTCACCGTGCTGCTGCTGGTTATGTTGTGGCACACATTGTGCCTGGTGGACTTGCACATAG GGAGGGCAGTCTGCGTATAGGTGATGAAATCGTCAATGTGAATGGACGGCGGCTGAGAGGGCTGAGCATGTCTGGAGCACGTGACGCACTGCGCACGGGCCCACGTCATGTTGACCTGGTTGTTGTAGCACGTGACCCTGAAGCAGCACTAGCACTTGTTGGCACAGCACACAATGCAGATGCTGATCCTGAGTTGGAAGCAGATGCTGTGTGTGAGCAGCGAATGCAACAGCAGCAATCAACAGTGGGGCGGGGTCGCAGTATGCGTGAGACATGTGTCGACTATGAAAATGTGGTGCTCACTACAGTGGGTGGCCAGTCACGACTGATATCTGTTGGCAGTGGCAGTGAGGATACTCTTGTTGCAGAG GTGGAAAACGGTGGTATCAGTTCTCCAGATTTGTCATTGCCATCCCAACCTTCATCTGAGCTTCAGGAAGAACAGCAGCGTAGACAAagcagagaggaggaaggagagcATGTGACACATTTCCAAAAGCACAGTGCAAGTGGACGACGTGACAGAGACAGACTTCGGGCTGCCTGTCGAAGCCATGGCACACTGCTAGACGATTCATCACCTTCCAACTTCTGCACGCTACCACGCCGGCCTCGCTCTACACTTGCCACATTCCATACAATAATTTTCCAGAAGGGGCCAGGGAAGAAAAGCCTTGGTTTCACTATTGTAGGTGGCCGTGATTCCCCACGTGGTGCAATTGGCATCTTTGTTAAGAGCATTTTGGAAGGTGGCCAGGCTGCTGATGATGGCAGGTTACGTGCAG GTGATGAAGTTCTTGCTGTTAATGGACAAGTGTGTCATGATCTCACACATTCCGAGGCAGTAGCACTTTTCAAAAAAATCAAGACGGGGACAGTTGCACTGCACATCTGCAGGAGGGTTCGCACAAAAGAAAT GTCGACCAAGGCAAAATCATGTACTGATCTAGTGCAGACAGCAGGATCAGGAGAATGA
- the LOC126263038 gene encoding E3 ubiquitin-protein ligase LNX-like isoform X1 yields the protein MRIRSKAEAMRWFRKGSGDSPRLLSLSPLRSVDPIDADVDTTAADCVPSRRSRIDMSPVRWRRPEARCWSPQRCNKVHPSPEHLQTPASGAGASAACREKRNPLLERVKTTRLSCFSQDDCRRGLLLDGSQDTDDILTTTPPHASTVHQSDELQHQNSALQVANATPTTTTAAAAARLSVFCVSASNENVFYGEPSSARARWRRSHGGGGSTDSSCLSAKLRAMSERYLRTSTSRLLAKLYRHSAPRPAPEPEVDLGTELGGGDSGGTRTAEDGSDAQEQQQQKVMKSRARSGSTCTEAKLRSFSYGALPGIDDFQRRHNPIFSDDDEDGDSGILVSDSANSSVDEGCSLALTDRQRRRQRAPEIEKTPDRTSPTPPLPPPPVPPHGAAAAETRVVTLMRDHPGQGLGIFIAKTRAAHRAAAGYVVAHIVPGGLAHREGSLRIGDEIVNVNGRRLRGLSMSGARDALRTGPRHVDLVVVARDPEAALALVGTAHNADADPELEADAVCEQRMQQQQSTVGRGRSMRETCVDYENVVLTTVGGQSRLISVGSGSEDTLVAEVENGGISSPDLSLPSQPSSELQEEQQRRQSREEEGEHVTHFQKHSASGRRDRDRLRAACRSHGTLLDDSSPSNFCTLPRRPRSTLATFHTIIFQKGPGKKSLGFTIVGGRDSPRGAIGIFVKSILEGGQAADDGRLRAGDEVLAVNGQVCHDLTHSEAVALFKKIKTGTVALHICRRVRTKEMSTKAKSCTDLVQTAGSGE from the exons ACATGTCACCGGTGAGGTGGCGGCGGCCAGAGGCGCGCTGCTGGTCACCACAACGCTGCAACAAGGTGCACCCCTCCCCGGAGCACCTGCAAACGCCTGCCTCTGGCGCTGGTGCCAGCGCTGCCTGCCGCGAGAAGAGGAACCCACTACTCGAGCGCGTCAAGACAACGCGCCTCTCCTGCTTCTCCCAGGATGACTGCCGCCGTGGCCTGCTGCTCGATGGCTCGCAG GACACAGATGATATCCTGACGACAACACCACCACATGCCAGCACAGTGCATCAAAGTGATGAGCTGCAGCACCAAAATAGTGCACTGCAGGTGGCGAATGCcactcccaccaccaccactgctgctgctgctgccaggctCAGCGTCTTTTGCGTGTCAGCATCTAATGAGAATGTCTTCTATGGTGAACCCTCATCTGCTAGGGCACGCTGGCGAAGAAGCCACGG gggtggtggcagcactgactcatCATGTCTTTCTGCAAAACTACGTGCCATGTCTGAGCGCTACCTCCGGACATCTACAAGCAGACTTCTGGCCAAACTATACCGGCACAGTGCTCCTAGACCTGCTCCTGAGCCAGAAGTGGATCTAGGGACTGAACTAGGTGGTGGTGATAGTGGTGGCACCAGAACAGCAGAAGATGGCTCTGATGCACAGGAGCAGCAGCAACAAAAAGTAATGAAGAGCCGTGCACGATCTGGCAGTACGTGTACTGAAGCCAAGCTGCGAAGCTTTTCGTATGGTGCACTGCCTGGGATTGATGACTTCCAGCGCAGGCATAACCCCATATTCTCTGACGATGATGAAGATGGGGACAGTGGGATCTTG GTGAGTGATTCAGCCAACTCATCCGTGGATGAAGGTTGTTCACTGGCACTCACAGACAGGCAACGACGACGGCAGCGGGCACCCGAGATAGAGAAAACTCCTGACCGCACAAGCCCAACACCACCTCTTCCACCGCCACCTGTACCACCACATGGAGCAGCTGCTGCTGAGACACGTGTTGTGACTCTCATGCGAGACCACCCTGGACAAGGACTGGGCATCTTCATTGCAAAGACACGTGCAGCTCACCGTGCTGCTGCTGGTTATGTTGTGGCACACATTGTGCCTGGTGGACTTGCACATAG GGAGGGCAGTCTGCGTATAGGTGATGAAATCGTCAATGTGAATGGACGGCGGCTGAGAGGGCTGAGCATGTCTGGAGCACGTGACGCACTGCGCACGGGCCCACGTCATGTTGACCTGGTTGTTGTAGCACGTGACCCTGAAGCAGCACTAGCACTTGTTGGCACAGCACACAATGCAGATGCTGATCCTGAGTTGGAAGCAGATGCTGTGTGTGAGCAGCGAATGCAACAGCAGCAATCAACAGTGGGGCGGGGTCGCAGTATGCGTGAGACATGTGTCGACTATGAAAATGTGGTGCTCACTACAGTGGGTGGCCAGTCACGACTGATATCTGTTGGCAGTGGCAGTGAGGATACTCTTGTTGCAGAG GTGGAAAACGGTGGTATCAGTTCTCCAGATTTGTCATTGCCATCCCAACCTTCATCTGAGCTTCAGGAAGAACAGCAGCGTAGACAAagcagagaggaggaaggagagcATGTGACACATTTCCAAAAGCACAGTGCAAGTGGACGACGTGACAGAGACAGACTTCGGGCTGCCTGTCGAAGCCATGGCACACTGCTAGACGATTCATCACCTTCCAACTTCTGCACGCTACCACGCCGGCCTCGCTCTACACTTGCCACATTCCATACAATAATTTTCCAGAAGGGGCCAGGGAAGAAAAGCCTTGGTTTCACTATTGTAGGTGGCCGTGATTCCCCACGTGGTGCAATTGGCATCTTTGTTAAGAGCATTTTGGAAGGTGGCCAGGCTGCTGATGATGGCAGGTTACGTGCAG GTGATGAAGTTCTTGCTGTTAATGGACAAGTGTGTCATGATCTCACACATTCCGAGGCAGTAGCACTTTTCAAAAAAATCAAGACGGGGACAGTTGCACTGCACATCTGCAGGAGGGTTCGCACAAAAGAAAT GTCGACCAAGGCAAAATCATGTACTGATCTAGTGCAGACAGCAGGATCAGGAGAATGA